The Conexivisphaera calida genome includes a region encoding these proteins:
- the mvk gene encoding mevalonate kinase: protein MRALSRAPAKVILVGEHFVVHGGRALAVSIDLWATAVAEPSPQLSLESEDPPGACRAGECAPHLRPLHAMLEDMVADHPRALGRYRLSSGIPQARGLGSSAATAVSLAAAALALAEGDAPRDDVYRYAMISERIIHGNPSGVDPAVSTYGGAILYSKSEGIRRLSVGPGELVVCCGASPRSTAAMVESVAEFRRSREGLFEALMESSSDLVARASEALESGDVASLAPIIRWHQGALRVLGVSSPELESYVAAMESSGMAAKLTGAGGGGCAIGLGDAARGDPRCPSAMIMRVHYPTGGVESWVQS, encoded by the coding sequence GTGAGGGCGCTATCGAGGGCACCCGCGAAGGTGATCCTCGTGGGGGAGCACTTCGTGGTGCACGGGGGCAGGGCACTCGCCGTCTCCATAGACCTCTGGGCCACCGCCGTCGCCGAGCCGAGTCCACAGCTGTCGCTCGAATCCGAGGACCCGCCCGGCGCATGCCGGGCCGGGGAGTGCGCACCGCACCTGAGACCCCTCCACGCGATGCTGGAGGATATGGTGGCCGATCATCCCAGGGCGCTCGGCAGATATCGCCTGAGCAGCGGAATACCCCAGGCCCGGGGGCTCGGTTCCTCCGCGGCCACGGCGGTATCCCTCGCCGCCGCAGCGCTCGCGCTGGCCGAGGGGGACGCGCCGAGGGATGATGTCTACAGATACGCGATGATCTCGGAGAGGATTATCCACGGCAATCCGTCCGGCGTGGATCCGGCCGTGTCCACGTACGGCGGCGCGATACTGTACTCCAAGTCCGAGGGTATACGGCGCCTCTCGGTGGGCCCGGGGGAGCTCGTCGTCTGCTGCGGCGCCTCGCCCAGGAGCACTGCCGCAATGGTGGAGTCGGTCGCCGAGTTCCGGAGGTCCAGGGAGGGGCTCTTCGAGGCCCTCATGGAGTCGTCCAGCGACCTCGTCGCACGTGCATCCGAGGCGCTCGAATCCGGAGACGTGGCCTCCCTCGCGCCGATAATAAGGTGGCATCAGGGGGCCCTCAGGGTGCTCGGCGTCTCGAGCCCCGAGCTGGAGTCCTACGTCGCCGCCATGGAGTCATCTGGCATGGCCGCCAAGCTGACCGGGGCGGGGGGCGGCGGATGTGCCATCGGGTTGGGCGACGCCGCGAGAGGGGATCCGCGCTGCCCGTCGGCGATGATCATGCGCGTGCACTATCCAACGGGAGGTGTCGAGTCCTGGGTTCAGAGCTGA
- a CDS encoding isopentenyl phosphate kinase, translating to MKVGGSLITRKSEPMAADVPAMATVARALSSARNLILVHGGGSFGHSVAMSRGMSSSSVSRDAESAAATRLAMHELSLLFIRELVSAGLRPFLFHSSLPDSSEFWDRSASLVRGLLEVGATPLTHGDVGLTSGGFRIVGGDEICLRLAERLRPSRVVFLMDVPGILADVRDPSSLIPELDPASARDLAGRLSGADATGGVAAKLSFAASIAELGVEVYLVSGRSPPDILKATAGGRPRGTLVRGR from the coding sequence GTGAAGGTAGGCGGCTCCCTGATAACCAGGAAGTCGGAGCCGATGGCCGCGGACGTCCCTGCCATGGCGACGGTCGCGCGTGCCCTCTCGTCCGCGAGGAACCTGATCCTCGTGCACGGCGGCGGCTCCTTCGGCCACTCCGTCGCCATGTCCCGCGGGATGAGCTCCAGCAGTGTGTCCCGCGACGCCGAATCGGCCGCGGCCACGAGGCTCGCCATGCACGAGCTCTCGCTGCTCTTCATCAGGGAACTGGTGTCCGCCGGGCTGCGTCCGTTCCTCTTCCACTCCAGCCTGCCCGACTCCTCGGAGTTCTGGGACAGGTCGGCGTCGCTCGTGCGCGGGCTGCTGGAGGTGGGGGCGACCCCGCTCACCCATGGGGACGTGGGCCTGACCTCCGGCGGCTTCCGCATAGTCGGAGGGGACGAGATCTGCCTCAGGCTAGCCGAGCGCCTCAGGCCGAGCCGCGTCGTCTTCCTGATGGACGTGCCCGGCATACTGGCGGACGTCCGGGATCCCTCCAGCCTGATCCCGGAGCTCGATCCGGCGAGCGCCAGGGATCTGGCGGGCCGCCTCTCTGGAGCCGACGCGACGGGCGGCGTGGCTGCCAAGCTCTCATTCGCGGCGTCGATCGCAGAGCTGGGCGTCGAGGTCTACCTCGTGTCCGGCCGCTCACCTCCGGATATTTTAAAAGCGACCGCGGGCGGTAGGCCAAGGGGAACACTAGTGAGGGGTCGTTAA